A single region of the Glycine max cultivar Williams 82 chromosome 20, Glycine_max_v4.0, whole genome shotgun sequence genome encodes:
- the LOC100793233 gene encoding uncharacterized protein LOC100793233 encodes MSRPMEEDAAGKNEEEEFNTGPLSVLMMSVKNNTQVLINCRNNKKLLGRVRAFDRHCNMVLENVREMWTEVPKTGKGKKKAQPVNKDRFISKMFLRGDSVIIVLRNPK; translated from the exons ATGAG CCGGCCAATGGAGGAAGAT GCTGCGGGTAAAAATGAGGAAGAGGAGTTCAACACCGGACCACTATCTGTACTCATGATGAGtgttaaaaataatactcag GTACTGATAAATTGTCGGAACAACAAAAAGCTTCTGGGTCGTGTAAGGGCTTTTGACAGGCACTGCAACATGGTTCTTGAAAATGTCAGGGAGATGTGGACTGAG GTGCCAAAGACTggtaaaggaaagaaaaaggccCAGCCAGTCAACAAGGATAGATTCATCAGCAAAATGTTTCTACGTGGAGACTCTGTCATCATTGTTCTTAGAAACCCCAAATGA
- the LOC102663891 gene encoding protein TAPETUM DETERMINANT 1 has translation MVAIVTLKALTAIFLVIAIRVDGQCTLSNLEVHQYDTGRPYQGTSLFAVTIINRCTPLCDQSNVKLNCTGFKTVKPIDPSILNVSGDVCIVKNGQPITIDDPVNFHYAYDYSFNLNPISSDIHCH, from the exons ATGGTTGCCATTGTCACCCTCAAAGCGCTGACCGCTATATTTCTCGTCATTGCAATTAGAG TGGATGGGCAATGCACTCTGAGCAATCTTGAAGTGCACCAATACGATACAGGAAGACCCTATCAGGGTACAAGTTTGTTTGCTGTGACCATCATCAATAGATGCACTCCACTGTGCGATCAAAGCAATGTGAAGTTAAACTGCACTGGATTTAAGACCGTGAAACCCATAGACCCTTCAATTTTGAATGTCTCTGGTGATGTTTGTATTGTCAAGAATGGCCAACCTATCACTATCGATGATCCTGTGAACTTCCACTATGCTTATGACTACTCATTCAATCTGAACCCAATTTCATCTGACATCCATTGTCATTAA
- the SEOR gene encoding sieve element occlusion r isoform X1 produces MATKHSLMSLFHRTSSQGEHNPLNMSDEQILDQIYSTHVHSHTKFDVDSLFILVENTLRRSTLIVDNVVQGSKASLEQVEDKIPQANFNSPLYTLKQIYSEMSCKPPGEEIAHITTMAILVKLSNYEWDAKAVLTLAAFAMEYGEFWLLAQHQPTDPIAKSVAVLKGVPVLTRPAAVQKHRQAITELNNLVKTTLLVIELIFELEKLTTFDTKDVPALLPAIEQIPVDVYWAIITIVAIVTQIDYLTTESGNKQDLSHYGQKINIILSKLRKQIMLCRQQIEEAEYHHRLRKFFQTPTEIMEVFKFLVYSKDAPQLLFDGAAKTTVEITELKKKHVYLLISTLDITEEEISVLRPVYDSIKANDQYKIVWIPIVEEWTEKLHKKFEFLKSKMPWYVVQHSGPIAGYKYIKEEWHFKKKPMVVVLNPQGKVQHANAFHLIHVYGMKAFPFTIADQERIDREIHWIGSVVGDSHPHISTWLQIREQKYILIYGGSDKEWIHQFTKHATAFANDAALKDAKIHIELFCVEKEDKSFLRRFWSGIESLFVTKAHNTVDAVTQEVQKMLSYKNETGWAVLCKGSSVVMSGHGTTILKTVAEFEKWKEFVVKKGFEPSFKEHHERIRRTHHRCIHLEIPNAAGKLPETIRCPECGRIMEIFISYKCNHSDNTSIASN; encoded by the exons ATGGCTACCAAGCATTCACTAATGTCTCTCTTTCACAGAACTTCATCACAGGGTGAGCACAACCCGTTAAACATGTCCGATGAGCAGATATTGGACCAAATTTACTCAACCCATGTCCACAGTCACACAAAGTTTGATGTAGACTCTCTTTTCATTCTTGTTGAGAACACCCTTAGGCGTTCAACTCTCATTGTTGACAATGTTGTTCAG GGTTCCAAAGCAAGCTTGGAGCAGGTAGAAGACAAGATTCCCCAAGCCAACTTCAATTCTCCACTCTATACCCTGAAGCAAATTTATTCCGAG ATGTCATGCAAGCCTCCAGGAGAGGAAATAGCTCATATAACTACAATGGCCATACTTGTCAAGCTCTCAAACTATGAGTGGGATGCAAAAGCAGTGCTGACACTGGCGGCTTTTGCAATGGAATATGGCGAGTTCTGGCTGCTAGCTCAGCATCAACCAACAGACCCTATTGCCAAATCTGTGGCTGTTCTGAAGGGAGTTCCAGTGCTCACAAGACCTGCAGCAGTGCAAAAGCATCGCCAAGCCATCACTGAGCTCAACAATCTGGTCAAAACAACGTTGCTAGTCATTGAGTTAATCTTTGAGTTGGAGAAGCTTACAACTTTTGACACAAAGGATGTGCCTGCTTTGTTGCCCGCAATAGAACAAATTCCTGTTGATGTCTACTGGGCTATCATCACCATTGTGGCTATTGTTACTCAGATTGATTACCTCACTACTGAGTC AGGGAACAAGCAAGACCTGTCCCACTATGGTCAAAAGATCAACATCATACTTAGCAAACTGAGGAAGCAAATCATGCTGTGCAGACAACAGATTG aggAGGCAGAGTATCACCACAGGCTCAGGAAATTTTTTCAAACGCCTACTGAAATTATGGAAGTGTTTAAGTTTCTAGTTTATTCGAAGGATGCTCCACAGCTACTGTTTGATGGTGCCGCTAAGACCACG GTCGAAATCACTGAGCTCAAGAAGAAGCATGTTTACTTGCTGATTTCCACTCTAGACATCACGGAGGAAGAGATTTCAGTACTCCGACCAGTTTATGATTCTATTAAAGCTAATGATCAGTATAAGATTGTGTGGATTCCCATTGTAGAAGAATGGACCGAAAAGCTGCACAAGAAATTTGAGTTTTTGAAAAGCAAGATGCCTTGGTATGTGGTGCAGCATTCTGGACCCATAGCAGGGTACAAATACATCAAGGAGGAATGGCACTTCAAAAAGAAGCCTATGGTTGTGGTGTTGAATCCTCAAGGAAAAGTGCAGCATGCAAACGCATTCCATCTCATTCATGTTTATGGAATGAAGGCCTTCCCCTTTACTATTGCGGATCAAGAGAGAATTGATAGAGAAATTCACTGGATTGGTTCTGTAGTCGGGGATTCTCACCCCCACATAAGCACATGG CTGCAGATTAGAGAGCAAAAGTACATTCTCATATATGGAGGCAGTGACAAAGAGTGGATCCATCAGTTCACAAAGCATGCAACTGCCTTTGCAAACGACGCCGCTCTGAAGGATGCAAAGATTCATATTGAGTTGTTCTGTGTTGAAAAGGAAGATAAAAGCTTCCTGAGGCGGTTTTGGAGTGGCATAGAAAGCTTGTTTGTGACCAAGGCTCACAACACAGTTGATGCAGTGACTCAAGAAGTGCAAAAGATGCTCTCTTACAAGAATGAAACTGGGTGGGCTGTCCTATGCAAAGGGTCATCTGTGGTGATGAGTGGTCATGGAACCACAATCTTGAAGACAGTGGCAGAGTTTGAGAAATGGAAAGAGTTTGTGGTGAAAAAGGGGTTTGAGCCCTCTTTCAAAGAGCACCATGAAAGGATTAGGCGCACCCATCATCGCTGCATACACCTTGAAATTCCTAATGCTGCTGGGAAGTTACCAGAGACCATACGATGCCCAGAGTGTGGTAGGATAATGGAGATTTTCATCAGTTATAAATGCAACCACAGTGATAATACTTCAATTGCTTCAAACTAG
- the SEOR gene encoding sieve element occlusion r, whose amino-acid sequence MATKHSLMSLFHRTSSQGEHNPLNMSDEQILDQIYSTHVHSHTKFDVDSLFILVENTLRRSTLIVDNVVQGSKASLEQVEDKIPQANFNSPLYTLKQIYSEMSCKPPGEEIAHITTMAILVKLSNYEWDAKAVLTLAAFAMEYGEFWLLAQHQPTDPIAKSVAVLKGVPVLTRPAAVQKHRQAITELNNLVKTTLLVIELIFELEKLTTFDTKDVPALLPAIEQIPVDVYWAIITIVAIVTQIDYLTTESGNKQDLSHYGQKINIILSKLRKQIMLCRQQIEEAEYHHRLRKFFQTPTEIMEVFKFLVYSKDAPQLLFDGAAKTTVEITELKKKHVYLLISTLDITEEEISVLRPVYDSIKANDQYKIVWIPIVEEWTEKLHKKFEFLKSKMPWYVVQHSGPIAGYKYIKEEWHFKKKPMVVVLNPQGKVQHANAFHLIHVYGMKAFPFTIADQERIDREIHWIGSVVGDSHPHISTWIREQKYILIYGGSDKEWIHQFTKHATAFANDAALKDAKIHIELFCVEKEDKSFLRRFWSGIESLFVTKAHNTVDAVTQEVQKMLSYKNETGWAVLCKGSSVVMSGHGTTILKTVAEFEKWKEFVVKKGFEPSFKEHHERIRRTHHRCIHLEIPNAAGKLPETIRCPECGRIMEIFISYKCNHSDNTSIASN is encoded by the exons ATGGCTACCAAGCATTCACTAATGTCTCTCTTTCACAGAACTTCATCACAGGGTGAGCACAACCCGTTAAACATGTCCGATGAGCAGATATTGGACCAAATTTACTCAACCCATGTCCACAGTCACACAAAGTTTGATGTAGACTCTCTTTTCATTCTTGTTGAGAACACCCTTAGGCGTTCAACTCTCATTGTTGACAATGTTGTTCAG GGTTCCAAAGCAAGCTTGGAGCAGGTAGAAGACAAGATTCCCCAAGCCAACTTCAATTCTCCACTCTATACCCTGAAGCAAATTTATTCCGAG ATGTCATGCAAGCCTCCAGGAGAGGAAATAGCTCATATAACTACAATGGCCATACTTGTCAAGCTCTCAAACTATGAGTGGGATGCAAAAGCAGTGCTGACACTGGCGGCTTTTGCAATGGAATATGGCGAGTTCTGGCTGCTAGCTCAGCATCAACCAACAGACCCTATTGCCAAATCTGTGGCTGTTCTGAAGGGAGTTCCAGTGCTCACAAGACCTGCAGCAGTGCAAAAGCATCGCCAAGCCATCACTGAGCTCAACAATCTGGTCAAAACAACGTTGCTAGTCATTGAGTTAATCTTTGAGTTGGAGAAGCTTACAACTTTTGACACAAAGGATGTGCCTGCTTTGTTGCCCGCAATAGAACAAATTCCTGTTGATGTCTACTGGGCTATCATCACCATTGTGGCTATTGTTACTCAGATTGATTACCTCACTACTGAGTC AGGGAACAAGCAAGACCTGTCCCACTATGGTCAAAAGATCAACATCATACTTAGCAAACTGAGGAAGCAAATCATGCTGTGCAGACAACAGATTG aggAGGCAGAGTATCACCACAGGCTCAGGAAATTTTTTCAAACGCCTACTGAAATTATGGAAGTGTTTAAGTTTCTAGTTTATTCGAAGGATGCTCCACAGCTACTGTTTGATGGTGCCGCTAAGACCACG GTCGAAATCACTGAGCTCAAGAAGAAGCATGTTTACTTGCTGATTTCCACTCTAGACATCACGGAGGAAGAGATTTCAGTACTCCGACCAGTTTATGATTCTATTAAAGCTAATGATCAGTATAAGATTGTGTGGATTCCCATTGTAGAAGAATGGACCGAAAAGCTGCACAAGAAATTTGAGTTTTTGAAAAGCAAGATGCCTTGGTATGTGGTGCAGCATTCTGGACCCATAGCAGGGTACAAATACATCAAGGAGGAATGGCACTTCAAAAAGAAGCCTATGGTTGTGGTGTTGAATCCTCAAGGAAAAGTGCAGCATGCAAACGCATTCCATCTCATTCATGTTTATGGAATGAAGGCCTTCCCCTTTACTATTGCGGATCAAGAGAGAATTGATAGAGAAATTCACTGGATTGGTTCTGTAGTCGGGGATTCTCACCCCCACATAAGCACATGG ATTAGAGAGCAAAAGTACATTCTCATATATGGAGGCAGTGACAAAGAGTGGATCCATCAGTTCACAAAGCATGCAACTGCCTTTGCAAACGACGCCGCTCTGAAGGATGCAAAGATTCATATTGAGTTGTTCTGTGTTGAAAAGGAAGATAAAAGCTTCCTGAGGCGGTTTTGGAGTGGCATAGAAAGCTTGTTTGTGACCAAGGCTCACAACACAGTTGATGCAGTGACTCAAGAAGTGCAAAAGATGCTCTCTTACAAGAATGAAACTGGGTGGGCTGTCCTATGCAAAGGGTCATCTGTGGTGATGAGTGGTCATGGAACCACAATCTTGAAGACAGTGGCAGAGTTTGAGAAATGGAAAGAGTTTGTGGTGAAAAAGGGGTTTGAGCCCTCTTTCAAAGAGCACCATGAAAGGATTAGGCGCACCCATCATCGCTGCATACACCTTGAAATTCCTAATGCTGCTGGGAAGTTACCAGAGACCATACGATGCCCAGAGTGTGGTAGGATAATGGAGATTTTCATCAGTTATAAATGCAACCACAGTGATAATACTTCAATTGCTTCAAACTAG